One genomic window of Proteiniborus ethanoligenes includes the following:
- a CDS encoding ATP-binding protein, which translates to MKELSLHILDLVENSINAEAKHITIFVFEDILNNLLTISIEDDGKGMEASLLSVVDDPFITTRKTRNVGLGLSLMKSAALRCDGNLNIASEKGKGTKVVITFKHNHIDRAPLGNMGSTMAALISREEQIDYIYTHKINDSIFVLNTKEIKEILGEVEINSPEIILWLQDYINENIKSLLSK; encoded by the coding sequence TTGAAGGAGCTATCCCTGCATATATTAGATTTAGTTGAAAACTCAATAAATGCAGAAGCAAAGCATATTACAATATTTGTTTTTGAGGATATACTTAATAATCTGTTAACCATAAGCATAGAAGATGATGGAAAAGGTATGGAGGCTAGCTTGTTAAGTGTTGTAGATGATCCTTTCATAACAACAAGAAAAACTAGAAATGTAGGACTTGGTTTATCGCTTATGAAATCAGCAGCACTAAGATGTGATGGTAATCTTAATATAGCTTCTGAAAAAGGTAAGGGAACAAAGGTAGTGATTACCTTTAAACACAATCATATTGATAGGGCACCTTTAGGAAATATGGGGAGCACTATGGCAGCATTAATTAGTAGAGAAGAACAGATAGATTATATTTACACTCACAAAATAAATGATTCTATCTTTGTACTCAATACTAAAGAAATTAAAGAAATTCTCGGGGAAGTAGAAATAAATTCCCCAGAAATCATATTATGGCTACAAGATTATA
- a CDS encoding PHP domain-containing protein yields MKVAYDLHIHSALSPCGDNDMTPNNIVNMAFLKKLQVIAITDHNSMLNVLPAMEVAAKRGIVVVPGIEVNTKEEVHVLCYFPTIEEGMKFQDIIYNSLPNIDNREDLFGQQLVLDKDDKVIGDIKKMLLNSSEYSLEEILELVKEHKGVLVPAHVDRNSFSIISSLGFIPESLNIKAIEAYDLNKLSKFNKILELDKYKIIKNSDAHYLTHINEANHYLDLEATSISSVVDYLKDME; encoded by the coding sequence ATGAAAGTGGCATACGATCTCCATATACATTCTGCATTATCGCCTTGTGGAGATAATGATATGACACCTAATAATATAGTTAATATGGCCTTTTTAAAAAAGCTCCAGGTTATAGCTATTACAGATCATAATTCTATGCTTAATGTATTGCCAGCTATGGAGGTTGCAGCTAAGAGAGGGATAGTAGTTGTACCAGGAATAGAGGTTAATACAAAAGAAGAAGTCCATGTTTTATGTTATTTTCCAACAATAGAAGAAGGTATGAAGTTTCAAGATATAATCTACAATAGCCTGCCTAATATAGATAATAGAGAAGATTTATTTGGTCAACAGCTAGTATTAGATAAAGATGATAAAGTTATAGGAGATATAAAAAAAATGCTGCTAAATAGTAGTGAGTATTCTCTAGAAGAAATACTTGAATTAGTTAAAGAGCATAAAGGTGTACTTGTTCCAGCTCATGTAGATAGAAATTCTTTTAGCATTATATCTTCTTTAGGATTTATTCCAGAAAGTTTAAATATCAAAGCTATTGAAGCCTATGATTTAAATAAATTGTCTAAGTTTAATAAAATACTAGAACTAGACAAATATAAAATCATTAAAAATTCAGATGCTCATTACTTAACTCATATCAATGAAGCAAACCATTATTTAGATTTAGAGGCTACTTCAATTAGTTCTGTAGTAGACTATCTCAAGGATATGGAGTGA
- a CDS encoding DRTGG domain-containing protein produces the protein MKLLEIVDKLELEIVAGFNTDDKCAEGVYIGDLLSVVMSKAKQNHIWITIQTHINIIAVATLVDLAGIIVVEDMEIDKDTIDKANEVGIPLIKSSLSAYQLACKLREIGL, from the coding sequence ATGAAACTCTTAGAAATTGTAGACAAATTAGAGCTTGAGATTGTTGCTGGCTTTAACACAGATGATAAGTGTGCAGAGGGAGTATATATAGGAGATTTGCTAAGTGTAGTAATGTCAAAGGCAAAGCAAAATCATATATGGATAACTATTCAAACACATATAAATATAATTGCAGTTGCCACCTTAGTAGATTTAGCGGGAATAATTGTAGTGGAGGACATGGAAATAGACAAGGATACTATAGACAAAGCTAATGAAGTGGGAATCCCTCTCATAAAATCTAGCTTGAGTGCATACCAATTGGCTTGCAAATTAAGAGAAATAGGTCTTTAA
- a CDS encoding [Fe-Fe] hydrogenase large subunit C-terminal domain-containing protein: protein MKDYFHSVVLDESKCNGCTNCMRKCPTEAIRIRDKKAVITKDRCIDCGECIRVCPYHAQNAIADELDVLKNYKYNIAISPMSLYGQFSIDTDMNKVFSGIKALGFDYVIDEGYAADVLTVVIRDMLENNNLNRPVISSLCPTILRIIQVRFPSLIDNIITVESPMEVAARIARTKIMKEKGLDFKDIGVFYLSQCPAKVTSIKRPIGIKESYLNGAFSIKSIYGDIVKHAKKAEEDEKFLKASPYGVGWGRVGGQSYAIGIDNYMAVDGIENVINVLEEIELGKLENIDYFEGLACVGGCVGGPLNVENPFIAKSRIRNIAKKPGINEDINDEYIDNLVKEGLIHWTEKISPKEIMILDSDIHKAMKKIEQLKEIRESLPGIDCGSCGAPSCNALAEDIVREKAKIDDCIFVLKEKVKKTEK, encoded by the coding sequence ATGAAAGATTATTTTCACTCTGTAGTATTAGATGAAAGTAAATGCAATGGTTGTACAAACTGTATGAGAAAATGCCCTACTGAAGCTATTAGAATAAGAGATAAAAAGGCAGTTATTACCAAAGATAGGTGCATTGATTGTGGAGAGTGCATTAGAGTATGTCCTTATCATGCTCAAAATGCTATTGCTGATGAGCTAGATGTGCTTAAAAACTATAAATATAATATTGCAATATCACCAATGTCATTATATGGACAGTTTAGTATAGATACAGATATGAACAAGGTTTTTTCAGGGATAAAAGCACTTGGATTTGATTATGTAATTGATGAAGGATATGCAGCAGATGTATTAACAGTAGTTATTAGAGATATGCTAGAAAACAACAATTTAAATAGGCCTGTAATTTCTTCCTTGTGTCCTACAATATTAAGAATAATACAAGTTAGGTTTCCTTCCTTAATCGATAATATTATTACAGTAGAATCTCCAATGGAGGTTGCAGCTAGAATTGCAAGAACAAAAATAATGAAGGAAAAGGGACTAGATTTTAAAGATATAGGAGTATTCTATTTATCTCAATGTCCAGCAAAAGTAACCAGCATAAAAAGGCCTATAGGTATAAAAGAATCTTATCTTAACGGTGCGTTTTCTATCAAATCAATATATGGAGATATAGTAAAACATGCAAAAAAAGCTGAAGAAGATGAAAAGTTTCTAAAAGCTTCACCCTATGGTGTTGGCTGGGGCAGAGTAGGTGGACAAAGCTATGCTATTGGGATAGACAATTATATGGCAGTTGATGGTATAGAAAATGTTATCAATGTATTGGAAGAAATTGAATTAGGCAAGCTAGAGAACATTGATTATTTTGAAGGCCTAGCCTGTGTTGGAGGCTGTGTTGGAGGACCCCTAAATGTTGAAAATCCTTTTATTGCCAAAAGCAGAATAAGAAATATTGCAAAAAAACCAGGAATAAATGAAGATATAAATGATGAATATATTGACAATTTAGTAAAAGAAGGCCTTATACATTGGACTGAAAAGATTAGTCCAAAAGAAATTATGATTTTAGACAGTGACATCCACAAAGCTATGAAAAAGATTGAACAGCTAAAAGAAATTAGAGAATCCTTACCTGGAATTGATTGTGGTTCTTGTGGTGCACCTTCATGTAATGCTCTTGCGGAAGATATTGTTAGAGAGAAGGCTAAAATAGATGACTGTATTTTTGTATTAAAGGAAAAAGTCAAAAAAACAGAAAAATAG
- a CDS encoding ATP-binding protein, whose amino-acid sequence MNKNNDMIKLEYNVVQNDFKSAGEASSNIKKILTQLGIDSQIVRRVAIATYEAEMNIVIHSYGGKIIVGISPSEVEIKALDEGPGIKDISLAMREGYSTASHSVRELGFGAGMGIPNMKRCSDDFHILSEEGGNTLVSMRIFTKPK is encoded by the coding sequence ATGAACAAAAATAATGATATGATAAAACTAGAATATAATGTTGTACAAAATGATTTTAAAAGTGCAGGGGAAGCCTCTAGTAATATAAAAAAAATATTGACCCAGCTTGGAATTGATTCTCAAATCGTAAGAAGAGTTGCAATAGCAACATATGAAGCAGAAATGAACATAGTAATCCATTCATATGGAGGTAAGATTATAGTAGGTATATCTCCTAGTGAAGTTGAAATAAAAGCATTAGACGAGGGGCCAGGTATCAAAGATATTAGCTTAGCTATGAGGGAAGGATATTCTACTGCTTCACATAGTGTTAGAGAATTGGGATTTGGTGCAGGAATGGGGATTCCAAATATGAAAAGGTGTTCAGATGATTTTCACATATTGTCTGAGGAAGGTGGAAATACCCTAGTATCAATGAGAATATTTACAAAGCCAAAATAG
- a CDS encoding DRTGG domain-containing protein: MKLREIEQILNAEVLVGEEFLDREVFSAFGSDLMSDVLAFINDKSILLTGLTNPQVIRTAEMVDLFAIVFVRGKMPSQDLLDLALEKNITIMTTEYTLYTTSGKLYERGLKGIEVEGVLR, translated from the coding sequence ATGAAGCTAAGAGAAATAGAACAAATATTAAATGCAGAGGTACTAGTAGGAGAGGAATTCTTAGATAGGGAGGTTTTTTCAGCCTTTGGTTCTGACTTAATGAGTGATGTACTTGCATTCATAAACGATAAATCAATATTATTAACTGGACTTACTAATCCACAGGTAATAAGAACTGCTGAGATGGTGGATCTTTTTGCTATTGTATTTGTTAGAGGCAAGATGCCGAGTCAAGATTTATTAGACTTAGCTTTAGAAAAAAATATAACAATAATGACTACTGAGTATACTCTTTATACTACTAGCGGCAAGCTTTATGAAAGAGGATTGAAAGGTATAGAGGTAGAGGGTGTGTTAAGATAA
- a CDS encoding SPOR domain-containing protein, producing MRRITRTKINKNKKDRLYTIVAFFIAAPIISILLGFFLVQYVILPRLSEGENTLNPIEHRVEENKETEADDISNDSVYEDDLNNQIGDTEESSDNTDLVDSLPNTGDEEQREVTFYSVQLGNFSSITNAESFIKELKENNIDGFIISNGTFKVFTGEFNSRDDAYKHLEGIKPIYEDAFVNLVSKKQ from the coding sequence ATGAGACGAATTACTAGAACGAAAATAAATAAAAACAAAAAGGACAGGCTTTACACAATTGTTGCCTTTTTTATAGCAGCACCTATTATATCTATCTTATTAGGATTTTTTTTAGTGCAATATGTAATTCTACCTAGGCTTTCTGAAGGAGAAAACACTCTAAATCCAATAGAGCATAGGGTAGAAGAAAACAAAGAAACAGAAGCTGATGATATAAGCAATGATTCAGTTTATGAAGATGATTTAAATAACCAAATAGGAGACACAGAAGAATCATCAGATAATACTGACTTAGTAGATAGTCTCCCTAATACGGGAGATGAAGAGCAAAGAGAGGTTACATTTTATAGTGTACAGCTCGGAAACTTTAGCAGCATAACTAATGCAGAGAGCTTTATCAAAGAGCTTAAGGAAAATAATATTGATGGATTTATTATTAGCAATGGAACATTTAAGGTCTTTACAGGAGAATTTAACTCTAGGGATGATGCATATAAGCATCTAGAAGGTATAAAACCAATATATGAAGATGCTTTTGTAAACTTAGTTTCAAAAAAACAATAG
- a CDS encoding ABC transporter substrate-binding protein yields MRSKKLCLLIAIVILQIFTLSGCNLNENLDNTNDSEIGFEDNIDDTPIYGGEIIVPLPYTITLNPILATDRTLYAFSKLIFEGLFDVDSDLSVKNVLAESYSFDGDGTVLNITLRDNVKWHDGEDFTSNDVKFTIDALKYGLSINILSNEMPDIIKLSYSLKYLKEVKVIDELNLRLTFDRAYGNALEGLIFPIVPSHIFVREKNIRIAYERALKADGYKAIGTGPYKVVENKKLKEVILESNKDYWKGEPYISKVIGKSLKDEKLAITSFESGQIDLTTSLGVDWEKYAQNKKVDIYEFTSNKYEFLGFNFRNEMFMGEKGKGLRKAIAYAIDRQSIIEKVYLGHATRNDVPIHPDSWLISDEANSYGFNANKARQILTSAGWKDEDKDGFFEDIDGNRLSLRLTTNSYNDLRRETANIIANNLISIGIDVVKDYNENKGENVTEEIKNNQWEGLMQKITGGNFDIVLLGWEMSYIPDLSFAFHSSEINSGSNFLGYSNEKMDELLTLAQQTIRAEDKKRIYEDIQSLIIDELPYVSLFFTNSSVLVNNNIRGEINPTFTHTLNSITEWYIPEEFQRKEDLLNDND; encoded by the coding sequence TTGAGAAGCAAGAAACTTTGCTTATTAATAGCAATAGTAATATTACAAATATTTACTTTAAGTGGATGTAATCTAAATGAAAATCTAGATAATACAAATGATTCAGAAATAGGCTTTGAAGATAATATTGATGACACACCTATATATGGTGGAGAGATTATTGTACCATTGCCTTATACTATAACTCTTAATCCTATATTAGCTACTGATAGGACCCTGTATGCATTTAGTAAGCTTATATTTGAAGGATTATTTGATGTGGATAGTGATTTAAGTGTAAAGAACGTTTTAGCAGAAAGCTATAGCTTTGATGGGGATGGCACAGTTTTAAACATTACTCTTAGAGATAATGTAAAATGGCACGATGGAGAGGATTTTACTTCTAATGATGTAAAGTTTACAATAGATGCTTTAAAATATGGTCTCTCTATTAATATTTTATCTAATGAAATGCCAGATATAATAAAATTGTCCTATTCACTAAAATATCTAAAGGAAGTAAAGGTGATTGATGAGCTAAACTTGAGATTAACTTTTGATAGAGCCTATGGTAATGCTCTAGAGGGGCTTATATTCCCAATAGTTCCAAGTCATATTTTTGTGAGAGAAAAAAACATAAGAATAGCCTATGAAAGAGCCTTGAAGGCCGATGGCTATAAAGCCATAGGGACAGGACCCTATAAGGTAGTTGAAAATAAAAAACTTAAAGAGGTAATTCTTGAGTCAAATAAGGATTACTGGAAGGGAGAACCGTATATATCAAAAGTTATTGGGAAATCTCTAAAGGATGAAAAATTAGCAATTACCTCCTTTGAATCAGGACAAATAGATTTAACCACAAGCCTAGGAGTAGATTGGGAAAAATATGCGCAAAATAAAAAGGTGGATATATATGAATTCACATCAAATAAATATGAGTTTTTAGGGTTTAATTTTCGAAACGAAATGTTTATGGGGGAAAAAGGTAAAGGGCTTAGGAAGGCCATAGCATATGCCATTGATAGACAATCTATTATAGAAAAAGTATATCTTGGACATGCAACAAGAAATGATGTGCCTATCCATCCTGACTCTTGGCTAATATCTGATGAAGCAAATTCATATGGCTTCAATGCAAATAAAGCAAGACAGATACTTACCTCAGCTGGCTGGAAGGACGAAGATAAAGACGGTTTTTTTGAAGATATTGATGGAAATCGTCTTTCACTAAGACTTACAACTAATTCATATAATGATTTAAGAAGAGAAACTGCTAATATAATAGCAAATAATTTAATTAGCATAGGTATTGATGTTGTAAAGGACTATAATGAAAATAAGGGAGAAAATGTTACTGAAGAAATAAAGAATAATCAATGGGAAGGTTTAATGCAAAAAATAACAGGTGGCAACTTCGACATAGTTTTATTAGGCTGGGAAATGTCTTATATTCCTGATTTATCCTTTGCATTTCATTCTTCTGAAATAAATAGTGGCTCAAATTTTTTAGGATATAGCAATGAAAAAATGGATGAACTACTAACACTTGCACAGCAAACTATACGGGCTGAAGATAAAAAAAGAATATATGAAGATATTCAAAGCTTGATAATAGATGAACTTCCATATGTGAGTTTATTTTTCACTAACTCATCAGTACTAGTAAATAATAATATTAGAGGTGAAATTAATCCTACATTTACCCATACTCTCAACAGCATTACAGAATGGTATATACCTGAAGAATTTCAGAGAAAAGAAGATTTGTTAAATGATAATGATTAA
- a CDS encoding nicotinate phosphoribosyltransferase, with translation MRIVSYLKSIKDVQDYYINRDERMLHSATHEDILSGLTTDIYFFTTMDVLGSLGMKSKEVVAEIFARKPGVFVGIEEVRNILKNNGVEMWALEEGTEFQAKETLVRIKGPYENFAIFESVILGCLASPSGWATAAREVKEACGDKTFVVFGTRHVHPSVAPVMERAARIGGASSVSNILTAKLIGENPTGTLPHASFLVAGDTLTVAQKYDEVMPESYKRIVLVDTFKDEVEETLRLAKEMGKNLYGIRLDTPSERGGVTPDLIKEIRARLDMEGYNWVKIFVSGGLKPEKIKILSEAGADAFGVGSYISGAPAIDMTMDIKEVEGVSIAKRGRIPGIVNNPKLVKML, from the coding sequence ATGAGAATTGTGAGCTACTTAAAAAGTATTAAAGATGTACAGGATTATTATATTAACAGGGATGAAAGGATGCTACATTCTGCAACTCATGAAGATATTCTTTCAGGGCTTACTACAGATATATATTTTTTTACTACCATGGACGTATTAGGCAGTTTAGGTATGAAAAGCAAGGAAGTAGTTGCAGAGATTTTTGCTAGAAAGCCTGGTGTTTTTGTAGGCATAGAAGAGGTTAGAAATATATTGAAAAATAATGGAGTTGAAATGTGGGCTCTTGAAGAAGGAACAGAGTTTCAAGCTAAGGAAACCTTAGTTAGAATAAAGGGACCATATGAAAACTTTGCTATTTTTGAATCAGTTATTCTAGGCTGTTTAGCTAGTCCAAGTGGCTGGGCAACTGCTGCTAGGGAGGTTAAGGAAGCTTGTGGTGACAAAACCTTTGTTGTATTTGGAACTAGACATGTTCATCCTTCCGTAGCACCAGTAATGGAAAGAGCAGCTAGAATTGGAGGAGCTAGTTCTGTAAGCAACATTTTAACCGCTAAGTTAATAGGAGAGAATCCTACAGGTACATTACCTCATGCATCTTTTCTAGTAGCAGGTGACACTCTGACAGTAGCTCAGAAATATGATGAAGTGATGCCAGAATCATATAAAAGAATTGTGCTAGTAGATACCTTTAAAGATGAGGTAGAGGAAACCTTAAGGCTTGCAAAGGAAATGGGCAAAAACCTATACGGAATCAGATTAGATACTCCTAGTGAAAGAGGGGGAGTTACTCCTGACTTAATTAAAGAAATAAGAGCTAGACTAGATATGGAAGGCTACAACTGGGTTAAGATTTTTGTTTCAGGTGGATTGAAACCAGAGAAAATTAAAATATTATCTGAAGCAGGGGCTGATGCGTTTGGAGTAGGCAGCTATATTTCTGGTGCACCTGCAATTGATATGACAATGGACATTAAGGAAGTAGAGGGTGTGTCAATAGCAAAACGGGGCAGAATACCAGGAATTGTTAATAACCCTAAGCTTGTAAAGATGCTCTAG